DNA from Nitriliruptor alkaliphilus DSM 45188:
TGCCGCGGGCGCGATGGGTCGACCCTGCGCCCCGGCGGCGCAGGAGGCAGACCGGTGTCCGTACACGAGGCCGAGGGCGCCGCCGTCCGTGCCGCAGCGGTGCAGGTCGGTGACCGCTGGACGCTGCAGGTCGTCCACGCCCTGCTCGCCGGGCCGCGACGTTTCGGAGACCTCACCCGCGACGTCGCCCCGATCGCGCCGAACGTGCTGACCCATCGTCTGCGGGGGCTCGAGGCCAACGGGTTGGTGGTCGCCGTCCCCTACCAGCGGCGGCCGCTCCGGGTCGTCTACGAGTTGACCCGGCGGGGACGTGAGCTGTCCGGCGCCCTCCGGTTGCTGGCGGCCTGGGCCGACCCGTCGCTCGCGCCGGTGCATCGTACGTGCGGGACGACGCTCGAGGTCGGCTGGCGGTGCCCGAGCTGCGACCTGGACGTCACGGTCGGGGACGAGGGCCTCGTGCGGCTCTGAGCGCGTCCGAGGCGGTGGTGGCCGTCGATAGGCTCGCGCTCATGAGCGAAGACACCCCCACCGCAGGTTCGCGGCACATCCTGGTCGCCGTGGCGTGGCCGTACGCCAACGGCTCGTTGCACCTCGGCCACCTCGCCGGGGCGTACCTGCCCGCCGACGTGTTCGCCCGCTACCACCGCATCAACGGCGACCGGGTGCTGATGGTGTCGGGCTCCGACGCGCACGGCACGCCGATCACGGTGCGCGCGGACAACGAGGGCGTCAGCCCGCGCGAGATCGTCGAGCGCTTCCACCCCGAGTTCCTGCGGTACTGGGACGAGCTCGGCATCAGCTTCGACTGCTTCACCTCCACGATGACCGAGAACCACCACGAGGTCACGCGCGAGATGTTCCAGGCCCTGCGCGACAACGGCTACCTCGAGATCCGCACCACCGAGCAGTTCTACGACCCGCAGGTCGAGCGCTTCCTGCCGGACCGCTACGTCGAGGGGACCTGTCCCAACTGCGGCGCGACTGACGCTCGCGGCGACCAGTGCGACACCTGCGGCAAGACCCTCGACCCGGGCGATCTGATCGACCCGCGCTCGAAGCTCTCGGACGCCACGCCGGAACCGCGTGCGACCGACCACTGGTTCATCCTGCTCTCCAAGCTCCAGGAGCCGGTCGCCGAGTGGCTGGCGACCCGCGAGGGTTGGCGCAACCACGTGATCAACTGGGCGCAGGGGTTCGTCCGCGGCGGGTTGCACGACCGGGCCATCACCCGTGACCTGGCCTGGGGGGTGGAGCTGCCCGAGGACGCGGGGCTCGACAACCCGCAGGACAAGCGCATCTACGTCTGGTTCGACGCGGTCATCGGCTACCTGTCGGCGTCGAAGGAGTGGGCGCAGACGCAGGGTGACCCGGACGCGTGGAAGGCGTGGTGGGAGGACCCCGCCGCCGAGAGCTACTACTTCATCGGCAAGGACAACATCCCCTTCCACGCGGTCTACTGGCCGGCGCAGCTGCTCGGGGCCGGCGACCTCAACCTGCCGACGAACGTGCCTGGCAACCAGTACGTG
Protein-coding regions in this window:
- the metG gene encoding methionine--tRNA ligase; the protein is MSEDTPTAGSRHILVAVAWPYANGSLHLGHLAGAYLPADVFARYHRINGDRVLMVSGSDAHGTPITVRADNEGVSPREIVERFHPEFLRYWDELGISFDCFTSTMTENHHEVTREMFQALRDNGYLEIRTTEQFYDPQVERFLPDRYVEGTCPNCGATDARGDQCDTCGKTLDPGDLIDPRSKLSDATPEPRATDHWFILLSKLQEPVAEWLATREGWRNHVINWAQGFVRGGLHDRAITRDLAWGVELPEDAGLDNPQDKRIYVWFDAVIGYLSASKEWAQTQGDPDAWKAWWEDPAAESYYFIGKDNIPFHAVYWPAQLLGAGDLNLPTNVPGNQYVTFKGAKASKSKGVGGSLLDELERYQPDALRYAMATNLPEYNDVDLTTDEIVRRINDELVATWGNLVNRVLAMTGKQFDGVVPEPVDPDERDLALLAEVDDRLAAAQGLLERVELRAALKEAMAGAQAANAYLNALEPWKTAKTDRARTATTLWVALQAIAGLNVAFAPYVPFGSAELDRWLGGDGDLSGRGWSRPEVAAGTQLGTPTPLFRKVELPTEVDAD
- a CDS encoding winged helix-turn-helix transcriptional regulator, which gives rise to MSVHEAEGAAVRAAAVQVGDRWTLQVVHALLAGPRRFGDLTRDVAPIAPNVLTHRLRGLEANGLVVAVPYQRRPLRVVYELTRRGRELSGALRLLAAWADPSLAPVHRTCGTTLEVGWRCPSCDLDVTVGDEGLVRL